A stretch of DNA from Paenibacillus sp. FSL W8-0186:
TGACCACAATTTCGGCCAGCGCCTCTTTGTTGCCGAGGGCCGTATCGAGATCAACCTGCGGTGTACGCTGCTCCAGTTCTGCCAGCCGCTGGATGATGATCTTGCTGCGAATTAACGCCGATTTGATTACAGCGGCAATACCGACATTGGCCGGTACAAGCAAAATCCACAAAAAAGCCAAAACATCCAGACGCCCAAAAGTCGACAACCATACAAAATAACCGACCAGGAACACGAATACTCCGACGACGGACACCCCTAATGGAAGTAACAGCCCGATCAGCAGCGCCGCCAAGGCCGCGATGCTGAACGCAAATTCAGCCCCGGTATAGCTCTGCTCAAGATAAACGTTGAGAAAGACGAAGAACTGCTGTACGATTGCCAGCAAAATAAGCAGGATATAGCCCGATGCCATGCGATACGCCGGTATGTTGCGCCTCATAATCAACCTTCCTTCTATGTCGTCATCAGCCCAAGGAGAGTTCTGGCTTACAATCCATGGTGTAAAAAAATAGGCATCCCCATATAAAGCCTCATACGGGAAGTGCCGGATATTTCGATCTTTTAATACTATATTCTACAGATCCAAACTATACACTTTCTGAACAATTACCCTAAATTAAGGATTTTGCATAGCTGTCTCGGCAAGTAAGGGAAGAATATTATCAAAAAAATGGGTGTTCTTGCTAAATACATATCCGCCAGAGTAGGATGCGTCCTTATTTTTAAGGGATATCATTTGTTTGTTTAACTGCTTGGCCCATTCCTTATCCCCGCATTCCAAGGCTAGCAGTATGGCAAGTCCGTACACCGATGGCGATTCGTAAGAGACCTCCGCCGTGCGGGTTACCCGGTTATAGCGTCCTTTAATGCTTTTCTGCTGGCGGAGCTCCTTCTTCAGGAATGAGATAAGGGGAGTCGGCTTCTTGCCCAGCTCTGCACGGTGAATGCCTATCATTAATTGATCGATGAGATTAACATCGTCGCCGTATGCATATTTCTGTTCCTGAACATCGAAGGTAACCGGAAAGAATACGCCGTCATCCGGCATTTCGGAGAGTAAGCGAACGTATTGCTCGTAAGTGCCCGAATCGATAAGCTGGTGATCCTTCATCAGCTTAAGCACCGCTATATCCACATAAACCAGGCTCAGCGTTGCCGGGGATTCATCCCTCGCAAAGTCATGGAAATCGACGAAATAGCCGTTGTTCTGCACATGCATCTGCAGCGTGTCCGATATTTCTCTTGCCGCGGCTAAATATTCGTCTTTTTTCCAAAGCTGTGATGCCTCTATCAGACTGCCGATAATGCGAAAATCGTCACCAAGCGCATTCGTATTTACCTTCACCCGGCCATCGGACTCTATCTTCCAGACAATATACTTCTCCGACGTCAAAAATCGGCTGTTCAGCACCTCATAGCTGCGTTCAAACAACGCTTGGTCCCGTTTTTTTACGGCATATTGCATCCAAAATCCCAATGACTCGGAAAGCGCCTCGCGCCCAGCCACGATATCCGGATCAGTTGAGGCACCCGGCTGCAAATAAGTGGCTAAAGTTCCATTTGCATTTGTCATATGCTTCGTAATAAATTCCTCTGTGGATGAGCCTGCACTCTTCACGGCCTCCCCCTTGGAATACACGCCTACAGCGGCGGATAATCCTAAAATAACTACCATGAATACCATCAGCAGCTTTGTCCAGCTATAGTGCCGTACGGTCATTACTCTCACCTTCTCCTATTTGGGCATAAACCCCTCTTGTTCCATTATCATAATTATCAAGGCCCCAAATTTTGGGTTTTCATTTTCATTTTATCCTATATTTTCTTAACGCGCTGCAAGTATTTCATTTATAACCCCGGAAGGGTTCCATATATGTAAAAAAGGCAAAAAGACTCTCCTTTAGAAAAGGAGAGTCTTGCGGGTTAAATTTAAATTAGTGCAATTGCGAGCAACGTAAACAGGCTTAACGTTAGAATCTGATTGCCATAAAACCCCGGGCGAAAGGCCGAGGTTCTAACGACGCCCCTGCCATCGGGACGCAAATAAACATTTTGGTAGTCTACATTCGTAATCGTCCCTGTATACTGCCGTCCATCTATGGTTAGAATGCGAACCCTCTTATCTTTGCAGTGCAAACAAGTATAATAGGCTTCAACCACAACCCTCATCCTCCTTTTTAGGTCACATATTAGTCTATGAGGAGAATGAGGGACGGTAACGGCATAGGTCTACTTAAGATATTCTTCTGTCCTTCTTAATTTGCTTGCTTCGCAGCTGGCCGCAGGCGGCATCGATATCCGTTCCGTGCTCCAGGCGGACGCTGCAGTTGATGCCCTGCTTCTTCATCACATCGTAAAAGGCCAGGATCGACTCCTTGCGGCTTCTCTGGTATTGGCCGTGTTCGTCGACCGGGTTATATGGAATGAGGTTGACTGTAACCCCGTTTCGCCGGGCGCCGATCAGCTCGGCAAGCTCCTGCGCATGCTCTGTTCCGTCGTTAATGTCTCTTAGCAAAATGTACTCCAAGGTCACCTTCCGGTTCGATTTTGCCAAATAGTAATCTATAGCCTCCATCAGCCTTTCGATCGGAATGGCCTTGTTGATCTTCATGATGCGCGTCCGCAGCTCATTGTTGGGGGCATGCAGTGAAATCGCCAGGTTGACCTTCAGATCGGAATCGGCAAACTCAATGATTTTGTCCGCGAGGCCGCTTGTGGATACGGTAATGCGGCGCGGCCCGATGGCCAGACCCTTGTGGTCCTTCACCGTGCGAATAAAATTGGATACGTTCGTAAAGTTATCAAACGGCTCGCCGATGCCCATAACGACGATATGGCTTACCCGTTCCTCCTGTCCGGCTTCATCCAAATGGAACTGAACTTTCATGATTTGTTCCACGATTTCAGCACTCGTTAAATCACGGCTCTTCTTCAGCAATCCGCTCGCGCAGAAGCTGCAGCCGATATTGCAGCCGACCTGAGTGGTGACGCAGACGGAGAGACCGAACTTATGCCGCATTAACACCGTCTCTATCAGATTGCCATCCGCCAGTTTAAAGAGAAATTTGACCGTTCCGTCCGCAGACTGCTGCTTCACCTGCTCTGTCAGCGTCTCCATCACGAAATTCTCTTCCAGCAGCGCAACAACCGCAGGCTTGACATCATTCATATCCGCGAAGCTGTGTACCCGTTTGCGGTAAAGCCCATCCCATACCTGGAGCGCGCGTGATTTCTTGTGTCCCCGCTCCTCCAGCCAGGCGATCAGCTGATCTAACGTAAATCCATAAATGGATGATATATTCATCATATTTTCCTCTTTTCAGAACTTCAAATTCTGTTTATTATTGTCCCAAATCTTTTTTATGAAAACAAGGCTCTATTTCATGAGAAATATATCCGAAAGTGTAACTTTGTGTCCTTGTTCACGTCTACATAATTAAATGGACGGCGATTTAGTCAATTTCTAGGGAACCCTTCAGGGTAGAAACGGAGTTGTTTGCGCTTATGACCGGAAAAATCGTCTTGGCTGGAGGAACCGGCTTCATCGGAACTTATCTCAGTAAGAAGTATCAGCAGCAGGGGTATGAAATCATACATATTTCTAGACAGCCAGGCCACATATCATGGCGGGACCACAAGGGAATTGTACAAGCGTTGGAGCAGGCGGACATGCTGATCAATCTGGCGGGAAAATCCGTCGACTGCCGTTATACCGACAGGAACAAAAAAGCCATCATGGACTCACGTACGGAGACGACCCAGCTTCTCGGCGCTGCCGTGCTTGCCTGCAAGCAGCCGCCTGCCCTCTGGATCAATTCCAGCACGGCCACGATCTACAGACATGCGGAGGATCGGCCCATGACGGAAGCTGAGGGCGAGATCGGGACTGGCTTCTCCGTCGAGGTGGCCCAAGCATGGGAGCAGACCTTTTTTGCCTTCAAATTGCCGGCAACGAGACAAGCGGCGCTGCGGATCTCCATCGTTCTTGGAGAAGACGGGGGCGTCATGACGCCGTACAAAAACCTCGTCCGCTTCGGGCTTGGCGGCATCCAAGGCCCGGGAACCCAGCGGTTCAGCTGGATTCATATCGAGGACATTTACGGCATTATTTCGTTTCTGCAGGCCAGGGAAGATCTATGCGGCGTGTTCAATTGCGCCTCTCCGAACCCTGTCACCAACCGGGAGCTCATGAGCGAATTACGGCGCGCGATGAACCGCAAGTTCGGCCTGCCTTCGCCGAAATGGCTGCTGGAGCTTGGGGCCGTCATGATTCAGACGGAAACCGAATTAATTCTAAAGAGCCGCTGGGTGATTCCAGAGCGATTAGAGCAAGAAGGCTATGAGTTCAAATTTCCCCGGCTGGATCAGACGTTGCGCAGTATTCTTCATTTAGCCGAAGATTGGAGATAGGAAGATGAAGCTCACAAAAAGATGGCAACGCATATTAGTAGTTGTGCTTATTTTGTCGGCGTTCATCTATCTGAACAATACCTCCCTGCTGACCAAGGAACGCAGTGGATCACCTTTCCTGCTGGCGCATCGCGGTCTTGGTCAAACGTTCAGCATGGAGGGCATGGAGGGAGATACTTGTACGGCCACCCGGATTTTCGAGCCGGAGCACCCTTACCTGGAGAACACCATCCCTTCCATGCAGGCTGCCTTCGACGCCGGAGCGGACATGGTGGAACTGGATATTAAACCGACCAAGGATGGCCAATTCGCCGTGTTCCATGACTGGACACTGGAATGCCGGACGAACGTGCAGGGCATGGTCGGTGATTATACGATGGATGAGCTGAAGGATATCGATATCGGCTACGGCTACACGGCGGATAACGGGGCGACATACCCTTTTCGCGGGAAAGGTATTGGGTTGATGCCGTCGCTGGATGAGGTGCTGGAGCATTTTCCGGAAGGAACTTTCCTGCTTCATATTAAAAGCAATGACCCGGAGGAGGGCCGCCAGCTCGCGCAATATCTTGCGGATCTGCCAGAGGATCGTTTGCATGAGCTGACAGTTTATGGAGGTGATGAACCTATAGCTGCCCTGCAGGAGGAATTGCCCGGGCTGAGAGTGATGTCAAAGGCTACGCTCAAAAGCTGTCTGCTTGCGTACGAAGGGGTCGGCTGGAGCGGTTACATGCCTTCGGCCTGCAGGAACACACAGCTCCATATCCCCTTGAAGTTCGCTTCGTGGCTGTGGGGTTGGCCGAATAAATTTCTTAACCGGATGGATGATGCGGGCACACGGGTAATCGTTGTCGCAGGCAGCGGAGAGTGGTCTGAGGGCTTTGACACTATTGAGGACTTAACGCTGCTTCCCAAAGGTTATACCGGCGGAATATGGACGAACCGGATTGACCGGATCGCACCGCCTTTACTGTACAATAAATGAAGCTGGATAAGATGACATAGCAAACACCCCGCTAATTGCTTTAGCGGGGTGTTTATGCATAGTGGATATACTCCGGCGGCTGGGAACGGCGTACAGGCTGACGGCTTCTTTCCGCAGCGCGCCAGTTCCTGGCGCCTCGAGGGCGGCCAGACCACATGCCGCTCTCACCTTAGGAGCCTGCACCTTTATAGCGTTTGACCCCCATATTCCATGCCAGCAGGCCAATCGCTAGAAATACTGCCCCCATCACCGGGGTGAGCAGTGCCATGCCCGTCATCTCTTCGCGTTGAAGGAATAACGCTGCTGGATAAATACCGACAAAGGCGAACGGGATAACCCATGTCAGCAAAATTTGGATTGTCCGGTTATAGATCGTCACGGGATAGCGTCCATAGTTCTGGATGTTGAACATGAGTGGAAGAATCCCGGTCGGCGCGTCTGAATAGAACGACAAAGAGGTGAGCGCGGTATAAATCCCTGTATAAATCGCGACCGCGCTAAGTGTCAGAATAATCAGCGCCGGAATAGTCCACCATTCCAACGGCAGCCCGAGCTGCCCGCCGCTGATCGCCATAATAATGATGCCGACGAGACCGCCGA
This window harbors:
- a CDS encoding ABC-2 family transporter protein → MLYYLGLIMEYFKNYMKTRLTYRADFWVEVISDLLFQATNFIFILVVFMHTDSLGGWSQNEVIFVYGFFMVPYAVFSCFVNMWNFSERYIVKGEMDRVLTRPAHHLFQIFLENIDPPALIGGLVGIIIMAISGGQLGLPLEWWTIPALIILTLSAVAIYTGIYTALTSLSFYSDAPTGILPLMFNIQNYGRYPVTIYNRTIQILLTWVIPFAFVGIYPAALFLQREEMTGMALLTPVMGAVFLAIGLLAWNMGVKRYKGAGS
- a CDS encoding glycerophosphodiester phosphodiesterase family protein translates to MKLTKRWQRILVVVLILSAFIYLNNTSLLTKERSGSPFLLAHRGLGQTFSMEGMEGDTCTATRIFEPEHPYLENTIPSMQAAFDAGADMVELDIKPTKDGQFAVFHDWTLECRTNVQGMVGDYTMDELKDIDIGYGYTADNGATYPFRGKGIGLMPSLDEVLEHFPEGTFLLHIKSNDPEEGRQLAQYLADLPEDRLHELTVYGGDEPIAALQEELPGLRVMSKATLKSCLLAYEGVGWSGYMPSACRNTQLHIPLKFASWLWGWPNKFLNRMDDAGTRVIVVAGSGEWSEGFDTIEDLTLLPKGYTGGIWTNRIDRIAPPLLYNK
- the rlmN gene encoding 23S rRNA (adenine(2503)-C(2))-methyltransferase RlmN; its protein translation is MNISSIYGFTLDQLIAWLEERGHKKSRALQVWDGLYRKRVHSFADMNDVKPAVVALLEENFVMETLTEQVKQQSADGTVKFLFKLADGNLIETVLMRHKFGLSVCVTTQVGCNIGCSFCASGLLKKSRDLTSAEIVEQIMKVQFHLDEAGQEERVSHIVVMGIGEPFDNFTNVSNFIRTVKDHKGLAIGPRRITVSTSGLADKIIEFADSDLKVNLAISLHAPNNELRTRIMKINKAIPIERLMEAIDYYLAKSNRKVTLEYILLRDINDGTEHAQELAELIGARRNGVTVNLIPYNPVDEHGQYQRSRKESILAFYDVMKKQGINCSVRLEHGTDIDAACGQLRSKQIKKDRRIS
- a CDS encoding TIGR01777 family oxidoreductase, which translates into the protein MTGKIVLAGGTGFIGTYLSKKYQQQGYEIIHISRQPGHISWRDHKGIVQALEQADMLINLAGKSVDCRYTDRNKKAIMDSRTETTQLLGAAVLACKQPPALWINSSTATIYRHAEDRPMTEAEGEIGTGFSVEVAQAWEQTFFAFKLPATRQAALRISIVLGEDGGVMTPYKNLVRFGLGGIQGPGTQRFSWIHIEDIYGIISFLQAREDLCGVFNCASPNPVTNRELMSELRRAMNRKFGLPSPKWLLELGAVMIQTETELILKSRWVIPERLEQEGYEFKFPRLDQTLRSILHLAEDWR
- a CDS encoding diguanylate cyclase, encoding MRRNIPAYRMASGYILLILLAIVQQFFVFLNVYLEQSYTGAEFAFSIAALAALLIGLLLPLGVSVVGVFVFLVGYFVWLSTFGRLDVLAFLWILLVPANVGIAAVIKSALIRSKIIIQRLAELEQRTPQVDLDTALGNKEALAEIVVKQSNLANRYSEHYSFCMAMFKIDFLPLVQESLGSQRYALLLQELSGIIQTQIRYEDYKFSLEQGRFIILCPMTDHDFLQALADRIKLALMDIHFLDRNGRPLKLVIRAGTIVYQKEQFSKYKDIDAIIAALERYSETDLIGEYI
- a CDS encoding glycosyl hydrolase family 8 yields the protein MTVRHYSWTKLLMVFMVVILGLSAAVGVYSKGEAVKSAGSSTEEFITKHMTNANGTLATYLQPGASTDPDIVAGREALSESLGFWMQYAVKKRDQALFERSYEVLNSRFLTSEKYIVWKIESDGRVKVNTNALGDDFRIIGSLIEASQLWKKDEYLAAAREISDTLQMHVQNNGYFVDFHDFARDESPATLSLVYVDIAVLKLMKDHQLIDSGTYEQYVRLLSEMPDDGVFFPVTFDVQEQKYAYGDDVNLIDQLMIGIHRAELGKKPTPLISFLKKELRQQKSIKGRYNRVTRTAEVSYESPSVYGLAILLALECGDKEWAKQLNKQMISLKNKDASYSGGYVFSKNTHFFDNILPLLAETAMQNP